The genomic DNA CATGACCAGACCGTTGGCAAAGCAACGCGTGCGACAGGCCACTCCGACAGTGCCGGCATCGGCGGCAAATTTCGCGCGGCTTTCTTTGTGCGGGGTCAGGGCGATGGACCCCATCATGCCGACGATTTTGGCTTCACCGATCAGGGGATGATCCGCCAAAGACTCCCACTTTTCCGCGAGGTACGGCGCGATCGTGTCGTGCACGTTTTCGATGATCTTTTCTTCTTGTAGAATGCGAAGATTTTCCAAGGCGACGGCACAGGCTACCGGATGGCCGGAATAAGTATACCCGTGGTTAAAATCACCCGCATTGGCGATTGTGTCTGCAATCTCATCGCAGACAATCGACCCACCAATAGGCGCATAGCCAGATGATAAGCCTTTGGCGATAGTCATGATATGGGGGCGGATGCCGTAGTAATCAGACCCAAACCAATGGCCTGTGCGTCCGAAGCCACAAATGACCTCATCCGCGATCAACAGAATGCCGTGTTCGTCACAAATCCGCTGAATTTCCGGCCAATAGGTGCTTGGCGGCTCAATAACGCCGCCTGCCCCTTGTACCGGTTCGGCAATGAAGGCCGCGACGCGGTCCGCGCCAAGGTTATGGATCGCCGTTTCAAGCTGCTTGGCCCGTTCCAGACCAAAGGCCTCCGGCGTCATGTCACCCCCCTCAGACCACCAATCGGGCTGATCGATATGATGAATGCCGGGGATCACTGGAACGCCTTGGGTCTGCATGCCTGACATGCCCCCAAGACTGCCACCACCCAACGTGGACCCGTGATAGGCATTCTTGCGGCTGATGATGATATTCTTTTCGGGCTGACCTTTGATCGCCCAGTAGTGGCGTACCAGCCGGATATTGGTGTCGTTGGCTTCCGACCCGCTGCCAGCATAAAACACATGGTTCAAATCGCGTGGCGCGAGTTCGGCCAATTTAGCAGACAACGCAATTGCGGGCACATGGGTCGTTTGAAAGAAGGTGTTGTAGTAGGGCAATTCCAGCATCTGGCGCGCGGCCGCATCTGCAAGTTCTTTGCGCCCATAACCGATATTGACGCACCAAAGGCCAGACATCGCATCAAGGTATTTGTGGCCTTCACTGTCCGTCAGCGTCACCCCATTTGCGCCAGTGATGATCCGCACACCGGTTTTTGCCAGTTCGGCGTTGTCGGTAAACGGATGCATATGGTGGGCTGCGTCCAAGGCCTGCAGTTCAGCCGTCGGCATATGATTGGAGATCACGTTCATGGGTTTTGTCCTGTGATTAAGATGTGTGCGATTGCGCTAAAATCGCATAGATTTGTGTGCAAGATATGGACACGTGGTGCAGTGTCAAACGAAACTCGTCGCCAGTTGGCGCCTGTCTGTCGGTCCATATTGCATATCCTGCCGTCGCTATTCATAGTCGTGATCACGGACGGGGCAACCCGCTGCTCAAACGACAGGGAAAAATCATGAAAAATGTTACAAAGCTTTCTGGCGTCATCGCCCTCGCCCTTGCGGCAAGTGCTGTGTCAGCCGATGAAGTTCGGGTCTACAATTGGTCTGATTATATTGACGAAGAGTTGCTTCAAAAGTTCGAAGACGAAACCGGTATCGACCTGATCTATGATGTGTTTGATTCCAACGAAGTTCTTGAAACCAAAATGCTTTCCGGTGGGTCCGGCT from Octadecabacter antarcticus 307 includes the following:
- a CDS encoding aspartate aminotransferase family protein, whose protein sequence is MNVISNHMPTAELQALDAAHHMHPFTDNAELAKTGVRIITGANGVTLTDSEGHKYLDAMSGLWCVNIGYGRKELADAAARQMLELPYYNTFFQTTHVPAIALSAKLAELAPRDLNHVFYAGSGSEANDTNIRLVRHYWAIKGQPEKNIIISRKNAYHGSTLGGGSLGGMSGMQTQGVPVIPGIHHIDQPDWWSEGGDMTPEAFGLERAKQLETAIHNLGADRVAAFIAEPVQGAGGVIEPPSTYWPEIQRICDEHGILLIADEVICGFGRTGHWFGSDYYGIRPHIMTIAKGLSSGYAPIGGSIVCDEIADTIANAGDFNHGYTYSGHPVACAVALENLRILQEEKIIENVHDTIAPYLAEKWESLADHPLIGEAKIVGMMGSIALTPHKESRAKFAADAGTVGVACRTRCFANGLVMRHVGDRMIIAPPLVITKAEIDTLIDRATKSLDQTYDLIKADGLYKVG